CTGAGAAAGTGGCAAAGAGTGGTGATACGATGACCGGATCGCTCACGCTCAACACGCAAAGCGAAGTGCGATTTGCCGACGCGGACTCTTCGAATTATGTGGCTTTAAGATCGCCTTCGGTGGTGGGATCGAACTTGATCCTCACGCTTCCGGCGGCCGATGGATCTAACGGTCAAGTTTTGGCTACAAATGGCTTAGGCCAATTAGTATGGGTGAGTAGCTCGGGTGGTGATATTACTGGAGTGACAGCAGGCAGTGGCCTTAGTGGCGGTGGATCCAGTGGAGATGTGACAGTGAGTGTAGCCACCGGTGGAATCACATCGACTCATATAAACGACGGTACGGTAGCGACAGCGGATTTGGCAGATAGCTCCGTGACCAGCGCAAAAATCCAAGATGGAGCCATTACCAATAGCGACATTAACGCTTCGGCCGCTATCGCTTGGAGCAAGATTGATAAAACCGGCGCCACAGCGGGAGATATTGGTGGAGTTCCTGCGACACGCAATATTGCGACAAACTCTGGCTCTGGACTGACTGGCGGTGGAGATTTAAGTGCAGATCGCTCTTTGGCGATCAATACCGACAACTCGACTTTGGAAGTCGCGACCAACACTTTGCAAATTAAAGATGCGGGTGTCGGTTCAGCGAAGCTTGCCGACAGTTCTGTCACCAGCGCAAAAATTAATGACGGCACAATTGCGACGGCGGACATTGGTGACTCTCAGGTCACTAGCGCCAAAATATCTTCTTTGAACATTACAAAACTTACCGCAGGGCCGACCGATTACTTTAGCTACATGCCCGCGGGAACCGAGTGTACCAATGGTTACACTTTAATTTGGAATTCTACGGACGATCGTTGGATTTGTGGGGCGCTACCATCAAGTTTATTAGCGTTAGCGGATTCCGACAATGATACTCGCATTCGTGTCGAGGCCGCTGCGGACGAAGATAAAATTCGTTTTGACACCGCGGGAACTGAGCGCATGATCATCGACGAAACCGGTCGCGTCGGTATTGGAACATCAAATCCAACAGCGTCGCTCACGGTAAAACAAGAGGTTCGTCTTATAGGCGCAACTTCGGGACACGTGGGATTAGCTGCAGCGACAAATGCAGGATCAACAACATACACGCTTCCATCGGCCGATGGCTCCACAGGACAAGTATTAAGTACGAATGGATCGGGAACACTGGGTTGGGTGGCCAACTCCGCGGGCTCTGTGACGAGTGTCACTGCGGGCTCCGGATTGAGCGGCGGAACTATTACATCCACAGGAACAATCGCCATTGCGGCAGGTGGTGTAGGAAACTCGGAACTCGCTAACAATGCGGTCACAAACGCAAAAGTGAATGATGTGGCATGGTCAAAAGTGACTGGAGCGCCTACGACTCTCTCTGGATTTAATATTACCGATGGTGTCCGCAATAAAGGGAATACTCCTGCAGTGTCTGCGGGGACAACTGTTCCATCATCTCCTGCCGATGGAGATATTTGGGTGGATACATCCAATGCGAAGATTCAAAGATATAATGGTTCGACTTGGGTGACGGTCGGAACCACGAGTGCGTCTGACTTGGGTAGCGGCACTGTGCCTTTTGGAAGACTTCCTGTGGGCACGGCTGCAAATACTGTTGCCGCGGGTAATGACTCGCGAATTATCGCTGCCGCGAATGCACTTCAAAGAGATGGATCTGTCACAGCTACGGGCGCTTTGAATATGGGAACCAATAAAATTTCGAATTTGGGTGTACCGACGACTGGCACCGATGCGACGACTAAGGACTATGTTGATGCTTCGGGTGGTGGCGGCAGTGGATGGTCCGTAACATGTTCAATGTACTCCAGCATTATGACTTGCATAAGGATTAACGGACAGACTGGTGCGACCGAATGTGCGTATAACACCAATTATGGATATAGCTCGTCTTGGACTCCGTGTGCGAATCCACCGTTTACAGGTGGCGCCGGCGGTGATGAGCTCCCTCGAGGATACTTTGTAAGTACTTATTTCACTTATAATGGAAATCTCGGTGGGTTAGCAGGAGCCAACGCGACTTGCCTTAATGAACTCACGAGTTATCCTTGGAAAGGTAAAGCGGACGCGGATTCTCGAGGCCTTTTAAATTCAACAAAAGTAAAAGCTTTTCTTTGCGACAGTTCTACATGTAATAATGCAGTTTCTTTCACTCGATATACCTTCGCGAGCGTTGGCAGCACTACAATTGGGGGAAGTACATTCACCACGGATATTAATGGTAGTGCTCCTCTCGACTCGTCTTCATGGAGTGGTTCCGGATATTTCAGTAACAGTTTTACGTATTGGAGTGGCCGAGACATGGCATCTACCTCAACAACGGCGTGGGGCACCACAGCATTTTCAAGCACCTGCAGTAACTGGAGCTCGAATTTAGGGACCGTTTACTCGAGTACGGGAAATACTTCGTCGACGAATCAGAATCGATGGATATCTCATAAATACGATAACGGTTATGGTTCGTTTTACTACAGCGGCTCGGGAAATGCGTGTAATACCAGCTATAAACTTATTTGCATAGTGCATCCCTAATTTATGAAGAACTTAATTATTTGCATCGTGATATCCATTGTAACTTCTGCTTTGACAACGGCTTCGCTGTTTTACCTCTCGGATCGGGTATTTTCGATTTCGGTAAATTTTAAGCCTATCCCTCGGGCTAGTGTATCAACGGCGCCAATTGCTGGTCAGCCGTTGAATGTGGATGTTGATCCCTGCCAAGACGACGCTGGGAAATTTTGTAGCGCAAGTAAAAATGAGCCGGGCGGAGTCAATGCGTGTTTGCTCGACTATATTGATCAAGTGCAACCGATGTGTGCGATCAAGCTCAATAACATTCTTAAAAAATGGGATCCTTGTCGCAGTGATATCGACAGATTGTGCTCAGGAGTCAGACCGGGTCGGCTCCGATGGTTGAAATGTTTAGAAGAAAAATTAAGTCAGACAACTCCGCAATGTCATGATCATTTGATGAGTATTAAAGGTAGAAACAAATAATGATGTTTCTGTTCGGACTTGTTTTTATATTTTCTGTAAACGCGGATTGCTCGGCAGACATCAAGATCAAAACAATCCGTGGAAATTCGATGAAAGGGCTTTACGAAAACGGGCAGGATATTTCGGTCGATCAAAATTATTACGGGTGCCATTCGCCACAGATGCATGATGTGGTGCTGGTTCAAAAAAAGGGCTTTAAAGCCCCGATCATCAAAGAGATTTTAGTCACTCCAGGTCAGCGATTTCAGTTGGTTCCTCAAGGTAAGGGGCATGTGATGCTCGTGGACGGTAAGGAGCTTGAGAACTCGATCCATAAAAAATATATCTTCTCTCGTGGAGCTTATAAAATGCTTTCTCTTTACGAAAAAGAGTTTAAAGGCCTGATGCCGAAAGACACTTATTTCATTTTCGGAACAGGACTAGCCGATTCGCGAGACTCAACTCGCTTTGGTCCAGTGCTGCGAAGTGAGATCATCGGAAAGGTGCTCGGATTAAAGAAGTGATCCGATTTGTTTCCAAAAACAGGATCAATTGTCGCGTCTCAAGGCGAGATTTGATTCATCTAATTATGTAAATCAACCGATCGGTAATAATGCCTAAGTCTCAATTTAACTTAATATTTCTCGTTTTTTTGCTCCCTTGGCGCTTTTGCGTTGCACCAAGGGCGTCGAGTATCAAGATTTGAGAACGGGCGATATTCAATTTGGGATGGAAAAAAACATCTATTCTAATCAATCGGAATTTGATTTTTCAGTGACAACCCATTTACCAGGACATTTTGCAAAGCCGGAAGTGACCCTTGCGGTTTATGAGTCAGGGGATTGCTCTGGAGAATATGATGAACAGTCTCAGGTCGGTTTTGAACGGGTGAGAGCCTCTTCCCTCCAAGATGGAAAAGTTTATTCTTTCCGTGTGCTCATTAGCGTTGATAAAAAGAACTATCGTTCGCCCTGTACTCCTTGGGTAGGGATCGATCAGCAAGCTCCCAATCCAGTGACTCCGGTGATGCCTCCTTCCG
This genomic window from Bdellovibrionales bacterium contains:
- the lepB gene encoding signal peptidase I — translated: MMFLFGLVFIFSVNADCSADIKIKTIRGNSMKGLYENGQDISVDQNYYGCHSPQMHDVVLVQKKGFKAPIIKEILVTPGQRFQLVPQGKGHVMLVDGKELENSIHKKYIFSRGAYKMLSLYEKEFKGLMPKDTYFIFGTGLADSRDSTRFGPVLRSEIIGKVLGLKK